Sequence from the Ancalomicrobiaceae bacterium S20 genome:
CGACAAACGATACGTCGATGAACTCAGGCAACGGGGAGCGACGCTACTGAAGGAATACGCATTTGAACGGCAAGATGATTCCGAGAATACGAAAGATCTGATCGTCAAGTTTCCCCGCACGGCGACAGAGGAGCAGCGGATGGCGCTCGCGCGCCTCGGCCTCGGCAAGGGACGGGTTACTCAGCAACACATCGAGTTCAGGGGGCGCGGCGACCCTGACGAGGTCGGTGCGGTGGCTATGGAAGCGCGCGGTTCGTGTGTGGTCGTTCCCGAGCTCCCTCCGGTTCTCCCCGCTGACCGCACCGAGGCCGTCACAGACATGGGCGAGGAAAGCAGTTCGTCATCGCCCGTTTCAACCGTGAGCGCTACCGTTTCCCATGTCGATGCGGTCGAACTCGACAATACCGAGGTTATCGGAGAGAAACCACTCCGGCAGCTGGCGAGCCCTACAGACTTTCGTCCCCCAAATCGCGACAGTTCGGCAGTCGTGGCAGAGCGCCTGTCGGCGCCGAACGCTGCGCATCGGCTCAGAAGCGCATCGTCGTTGACCCCGCTCCCTCGTCCGTTGCCTCCACCGCCCGTCCGCCGGAGCTGATCCGGTCAGAGTTCGATGGTCCAGGGAAGACCGCTGAGTTGACGCGAACGCGCGTTCGAGGTGTCCGCATCCCGATCTTGCAGCATCGCAAGTCGTCTCCGCCGGCTAACAGCGAAGCTCGGCTTCGTCCGAGCTGTCGCGTGGGGCTGAAGGCGACGAGCCCTCCGATGCGGTCCCCGTGGCCCTCGCCCGTGTGCGTAGCGCTTGCGACCTGAATTGACCGGTTTGCGCCGAAACCAAACGTCGGCTGCCAATCAAGGGAAGGGGACAGGCAAGATTGCACTCTCGAGCGTCAATCGTAGGTCTGGTCAACGCGGTGCCTCTAGGTCGCGATCGAACGGTCCGTTCGCGCCTTCCGGAGTCGTGCCAGCGCAGCCTCCAAGGAATCGATGGCTTGAGCAGCGTTCATAGCGTCGACGGCGCCGGTATCGAGGAACAGATCGACACCGGGAACGTGGAGCGACACGACTGATGTTTCATTCGGCGAATGGGCCTCGTTCGGTCCGTCGATTTCGTAGGGGACTACGGGTCTCGGGATGCCTTTGAGGGTCATCGGCTCGAGCGCACGTGCATGCACGAGATCGCTGACGTGGGCGAAGGTCTCGTAGCTCATGACGATACCGCCCGGCTTCGCAATTGATTGTAGCCGAGCGGCCAAATTGGCCTCTGCGCCGATAATTGTATAGTCCATGCGTTCGTCACTGCCGAAGTTACCGACGTTGCAATACCCTGTATTTATGCCGATCCGGCAACGGAATGGCTCCTCGATACCGCGTCCACGCCAAGACACGTTGAGCGTAGACAGCCGGTTTTGCATGGCGAAGGCCATCCGAACGCAGGCCCGCGCGTCTTCCACCGTGCCTTTGGAGTGTGGATCTCCGAAGAATACGAGCATGGCGTCGCCGATGAACTTATTGACCGTGCCACCATATTCGGCCGCGACCTGCGCCATTTCGGTCAGATATTCGTTGAGCAGCGCCGTAAGCTCTTCCGGTTGCATGCGCTCTGTCGCCGCGGTGAAGTTGACCACGTCGGAGAAGAAGATCGTGAGCTTCTTGCGCTCGGTCGAGACCACCGCGTCCTTTTCGCCGCTGAAGATCGAACGGAAGTGCTGCGGAGACAGGTATTTCGACAGCTTGCCAGCAACTCCGGCCAGAAATGCGTTCGTACGCGAGATGATCGTTGCCTGATGCCGTAGAAACCCGACAAACGAGACGCCGACGATCGTCGCAAATACGAAATATAACATCAGGTATTTGAAGGCAAAGATGTTCGCACCGAGGTGCTGACCAACCGTGAATTCCTCGATTCCTCTGACATCGCCGATCTTCCAGTCGCGCTTCGGGCTCGCGGGATCGCTGTTGTGACACTCCACACATCCGGCGCTCATGATGACGGGCGTGATCAATCGCATGCGTCGGTCCAATATCGACCCGGAGATGTCGTAAACGGTGCCCTCCCGTTTGGCCCGCAAGGTTTCAAGTGCCGCACGCTCGAAATCGTCGAAGACATGCGGCGCGCGATTGGCGAAGGGCAGATCGGAGAAGAACCGGTAGCCCATGTTGCGCGTCGCGCCGAGCCCATGCAGAGCCGACCCGAGTTCGAGCGAAAGCGTTGCCGGCAGAGGGATCGCGCCCGGGGTCTGCTGATAATTCGCCGAAACCGTGACCTGCCCGTGGTGCGCGGACACCCGGGCCACGACGTTCTGCGCGTAGTAGCCGCGAACGTCGTCGATGACGGCCGAGAGCGCATCGACCTGACTGCGCAGCGTCGTCTCCGAAATGTCGCGGAGATCCAACCAGACCGCGACCGGCAGTCCAGCGAGGACGAGCACCAGGAGGATGAGGCTGACCGCCAGGCTGGAGCGTGGTCTCGTCGCCGTACCGCCCGTCCCCTGCGCACCGGTTTCCAGTCCCGGCACGGACGCAAGCCGGTAAGAGTCGAACATGTCTGCCCCCGTCAAGTCGGCTTCTAAACGAGGCTCGAAAGCCCCGGCCGACACCATCGCGCTGCTATTTCCCGTCGTCGATCGTACCACCCGGGCTCGGCTCGTCGGCCGTCGTCGTCAGTCGGATCAGCGCCTCTACGTCGGGAAGTACGAAACGGTCGGTGTCGCGTCGCAAAAGGCCGCGCTGCACGAGGTCGCTCAACGTTCGCACCACCGTCTCGCGCGTTGTCGCTGCCCGCATTGCGATATCCGCGTGCTTCGGCAGAGGCGAGATCTGTGCAGCATTCGGCGGCAATCCACCGCCGACCCGCGCACGGCGCATCAGCTCGACGCAAATTCGCGCCGGAGCGTTGAGACCGCTCAGTTCGAGGATCGCCGCATCTGCCTGTCGGATCACTTGGGCAAGCCGACGCATCACGATCAGCGCGGCCGGCGGATGTCTGAGCAGAAACGCCATGAAGCGATCAGCGCCGACTTCCGCAGTCCGGGTCGCCGTGCTCGCCGTCACCGCAGCCGAGCGGCGCTCGCCATCGATCGCGGAAATCTCACCCACCATCTCACCCGGGCCGATCTCGTCGAGAACAACGTCACGTCGGCCGGCGCGCAACGTGACGCGGCATCGGCCGGCGACGACGAAATAGACCAGACCGCCGAGCGAATCCCGGCCGATGATCGTGCTTCCCTTCTTCCAATCGCGCCAAACGCAATCGCGCTCGAAGGCGAGACGGTCAGCTTCCTCGATCCCCTCGAACAGTTCGAATGCCTCGAGCGACGAGATCGGCCGATTGGCTCGGCGCGCCGGCATCCGCAGCGGTCGGTTCATCCAGCCTCCCCCGCCCGGTTCAAACGCCGAGTAGCCGCTTGATGAGCCGATCGAAATGCGCGCCTGCGACATGTACCGTGTCGAGCATCTCGAGATTGAGATCGTCGTAGGGCTCCGGTGCCGCGCCGCCCAGTCTTCGGGTCGTCGCGCGGAGACGTACGGCCAGGAACATCGCGACCGCTTGATAGAACCGCGCCGCGAACCCGGGATCCTCGGCGAGACGGGCCATCATGAGGGCTCGGTCCACGGCCAGGATCTGGCTCGTCACGGTCGCCGTCACGGTCGCGGAGGTCGGGCTCTTGTCGACGAAGGAGATCTCTCCGAGGATCTCGCCGACGCCGAGTTGCGTGACGTGGCCGACGGCCGCGGTGCTGACAGAGACTTCGCCGTCGAGCACGAAGATCAGGGCGGTCGACTCGGCGCCCTCCTCGATCAGCACGGTACCGGCAGACACCTGACGGCGCTGTCCGACCGCCGCGAGCCATTCGACGTCCGTGTCGGTCAACCGGCTCAAAATATAGAGAACCTTGCGCATCTCGTCGTCTCTCAGGTCAATTGTCGGCCGGCGAGTTCCGCGAACACGCCCTTGGCCTTGATCAGTTCGTCATAGGTGCCGGTCTGCACGATCCGGCCGCCGTCGATCACGCAGATCCGATCGGCGTTGCGCACCGTGGTCAGTCGATGGGCGATGACAATGCGCGTCACCGACAGGCGCGACAGCGCCTCGGTGACGGCTGCCTGCGTCACGTTGTCGAGCGCGCTCGTTGCCTCGTCCAGGATCAGCAGTCTCGGCCGACCGACGAGCGCGCGAGCGAGCAGCATGCGTTGTAGCTGTCCACCGGAGAAGGCCGCCGCGGCGTCGGTCAGGATAGTGTGCATGGTCATGGGCAGGGCCCGGATCTCGGCCTCGATCCCCGCCGCCCGCGCCGCCTCCCAGGCATCGTCGAGCGTTCCGACATGGGAGCCCATGATGTTTTCGTAGATCGAGCCCGGCATCAGCTTGCCGTTCTGCAGCACCACCCCGATCTGTCGACGGACGAGCTGCACGTCGAGATGCTGCAGATCCATACTGTCGTATTGGATCGTGCCGGCGAGCGGCGCGAGATTGCCGAGCATCAGGCGCACGAAGGTGGACTTGCCGGCGCCCGATGCGCCGACCACGGCGACGAACTCGCCGGCATTCGCCTTGAAAGAGAGGCCCGAGAAGACCATCGGAGTCTCGGACGAGTAGCGGAAGGCGACGTTCGTCAGTTCGACCGCGCCCGACAGCACGCCAGGATCGCGCTTGGTTGCGCCGCCCTCGGGGACGTTCTTGAGCAGCGGCGCGGCTCGATCCCACGCCGGCTTTGCACCGACGAGCGCCGCGACCCCGCGCGCGAGCTGGATCGACGAGCCGACGAAGATCCCGTAGGCGGTGATGAAGGACATGAACGAGCCGGTCGAGAACTCGCGGACCGGGAGCGTTCCGAGCACGACGAAGACTGCCGCCATCGTGAGCACGTCGAAGCCCGAGAAGAATGTCTCGAGGAGCGAGGACACGCGCTGCGATCGATAGGATCGGGCGCGCATTTCGGCGAAATCATGCCCCCATCGGGTGAAGGCGCGCGCTTCCGCTCCCGAAGTGCGCAGCACGCCGATACCGCGGATCAGATGGAAGACGAGCGAGCCAATGTCGGAGAGGATCTCCTCTCCGCGCTTGGTCGCATCGAGCTGTCTCACCGCGGCAGCATAGGCCGCGGCGAGCAGCACGAGGAAGGCCAAGA
This genomic interval carries:
- a CDS encoding adenylate/guanylate cyclase domain-containing protein encodes the protein MFDSYRLASVPGLETGAQGTGGTATRPRSSLAVSLILLVLVLAGLPVAVWLDLRDISETTLRSQVDALSAVIDDVRGYYAQNVVARVSAHHGQVTVSANYQQTPGAIPLPATLSLELGSALHGLGATRNMGYRFFSDLPFANRAPHVFDDFERAALETLRAKREGTVYDISGSILDRRMRLITPVIMSAGCVECHNSDPASPKRDWKIGDVRGIEEFTVGQHLGANIFAFKYLMLYFVFATIVGVSFVGFLRHQATIISRTNAFLAGVAGKLSKYLSPQHFRSIFSGEKDAVVSTERKKLTIFFSDVVNFTAATERMQPEELTALLNEYLTEMAQVAAEYGGTVNKFIGDAMLVFFGDPHSKGTVEDARACVRMAFAMQNRLSTLNVSWRGRGIEEPFRCRIGINTGYCNVGNFGSDERMDYTIIGAEANLAARLQSIAKPGGIVMSYETFAHVSDLVHARALEPMTLKGIPRPVVPYEIDGPNEAHSPNETSVVSLHVPGVDLFLDTGAVDAMNAAQAIDSLEAALARLRKARTDRSIAT
- a CDS encoding Crp/Fnr family transcriptional regulator, whose product is MSQARISIGSSSGYSAFEPGGGGWMNRPLRMPARRANRPISSLEAFELFEGIEEADRLAFERDCVWRDWKKGSTIIGRDSLGGLVYFVVAGRCRVTLRAGRRDVVLDEIGPGEMVGEISAIDGERRSAAVTASTATRTAEVGADRFMAFLLRHPPAALIVMRRLAQVIRQADAAILELSGLNAPARICVELMRRARVGGGLPPNAAQISPLPKHADIAMRAATTRETVVRTLSDLVQRGLLRRDTDRFVLPDVEALIRLTTTADEPSPGGTIDDGK
- a CDS encoding cyclic nucleotide-binding domain-containing protein; protein product: MRKVLYILSRLTDTDVEWLAAVGQRRQVSAGTVLIEEGAESTALIFVLDGEVSVSTAAVGHVTQLGVGEILGEISFVDKSPTSATVTATVTSQILAVDRALMMARLAEDPGFAARFYQAVAMFLAVRLRATTRRLGGAAPEPYDDLNLEMLDTVHVAGAHFDRLIKRLLGV